The Streptomonospora litoralis genome window below encodes:
- a CDS encoding (Fe-S)-binding protein, translating to MLYIVLGIITTLFAVVGVAMWAFGIRRMVQTIRLGQPAESGRTGPFGRRLTTTLIEVLGHNRMLKRPWVGVAHWFVMVSFPLLVFTVAEAHGEVWDPHFHLPIIHDWTVYGLFIELIAGLGLIAILGLAAYRQIKGPRRLGRDSRFANSVHWTAYYVEAYIVALLVAIFVIRGFKVAMGDFPFPVWATPISHALGEVLPPSEPALALVAAFKLIISWMFFMVLAVVLTMGIGWHRFTAPFNIYFKRDPEGAPALGAAKPMMDATGKKPLDFEEADPDEDPFGVGKVEDFTWKGLLDFTTCTECGRCQSQCPAWNTGKPLSPKKLVTDLRDHAYAKAPYLMQGVTEETPDIHDDVLSLLGKPLVGTEEEGGIIHPDVLWSCTNCGACVEQCPVDIEHIDHIMDMRRYQVMIESSFPSEANTLLKNLENKGNPWGMAEDRRMDWMAELDFDVPVVEDTLPEGTEYLFWVGCAGALEDRAKKTTKAIAELLHMAGVKFAVLGGMEACTGDPARRLGMEYVFQMLAQQNVETLNEAGVTKIVASCPHCFNTLGNEYPQLGGEYDVVHHSQLLAKLVEEGRLTPVQPIEENITYHDPCFLGRHNKVYTPPREIMAQVPGITTKEMHRHKERGFCCGAGGARMWMEERIGKRINTERVDEALTTDPDTVSTACPFCQVMLGDAINEKKSQGEAKESLEVVDVSQLLLRSVKADAAPAQEQAEKA from the coding sequence ATGCTCTACATCGTTCTGGGGATCATCACGACCCTCTTCGCCGTGGTCGGGGTCGCCATGTGGGCGTTCGGCATCCGCCGGATGGTGCAGACGATCCGTCTGGGCCAGCCGGCCGAGAGCGGGCGCACCGGTCCCTTCGGCAGGCGACTGACGACCACGTTGATCGAGGTGCTCGGGCACAACCGGATGCTCAAGCGGCCGTGGGTGGGGGTGGCCCACTGGTTCGTGATGGTGTCCTTCCCGCTGCTGGTGTTTACCGTCGCCGAGGCGCACGGCGAGGTGTGGGACCCGCACTTCCACCTGCCGATCATCCACGACTGGACGGTCTACGGGCTGTTCATCGAGCTCATCGCCGGGCTCGGGCTGATCGCCATCCTGGGCCTGGCCGCCTACCGCCAGATCAAGGGCCCCCGCCGCCTCGGGCGCGACTCCCGCTTCGCCAACTCGGTGCACTGGACGGCCTACTACGTCGAGGCCTACATCGTCGCGCTGCTGGTCGCCATCTTCGTGATCCGCGGCTTCAAGGTCGCCATGGGCGACTTCCCCTTCCCCGTGTGGGCCACGCCGATCTCGCACGCGCTGGGCGAGGTCCTGCCGCCCAGCGAGCCGGCTCTCGCCCTGGTCGCCGCCTTCAAGCTGATCATCTCCTGGATGTTCTTCATGGTCCTGGCCGTGGTGCTGACCATGGGCATCGGCTGGCACCGCTTCACCGCGCCGTTCAACATCTACTTCAAGCGCGACCCCGAGGGCGCTCCGGCGCTGGGCGCGGCCAAGCCGATGATGGACGCGACCGGCAAGAAGCCGCTGGACTTCGAGGAGGCCGACCCCGACGAGGACCCCTTCGGCGTCGGCAAGGTCGAGGACTTCACCTGGAAGGGCCTGCTCGACTTCACCACCTGCACCGAGTGCGGCCGCTGCCAGTCGCAGTGCCCGGCCTGGAACACCGGCAAGCCGCTCTCGCCGAAGAAGCTCGTCACCGACCTGCGCGACCACGCCTACGCCAAGGCGCCCTACCTGATGCAGGGAGTCACCGAGGAGACACCCGACATCCACGACGACGTGCTCTCCCTGCTCGGCAAGCCCCTGGTGGGCACCGAGGAGGAGGGCGGCATCATCCACCCCGACGTCCTGTGGTCCTGCACCAACTGCGGCGCCTGCGTCGAGCAGTGCCCGGTCGACATCGAGCACATCGACCACATCATGGACATGCGCCGCTACCAGGTGATGATCGAGTCCAGCTTCCCCTCCGAGGCCAACACCCTGCTGAAGAACCTGGAGAACAAGGGCAACCCGTGGGGCATGGCCGAGGACCGGCGCATGGACTGGATGGCCGAGTTGGACTTCGACGTCCCGGTGGTCGAGGACACCCTGCCCGAAGGCACCGAGTACCTGTTCTGGGTGGGCTGCGCCGGTGCGCTGGAGGACCGTGCGAAGAAGACCACCAAGGCCATCGCCGAGCTGCTGCACATGGCCGGGGTGAAGTTCGCGGTCCTGGGCGGCATGGAGGCGTGCACAGGCGACCCCGCGCGGCGGCTGGGCATGGAGTACGTGTTCCAGATGCTCGCCCAGCAGAACGTCGAGACGCTCAACGAGGCCGGCGTCACCAAGATCGTGGCCAGCTGCCCGCACTGCTTCAACACCCTGGGCAACGAGTACCCGCAGCTGGGCGGCGAGTACGACGTCGTCCACCACAGCCAGCTGCTGGCCAAGCTGGTGGAGGAGGGCCGCCTCACCCCGGTCCAGCCGATCGAGGAGAACATCACCTACCACGACCCCTGCTTCCTGGGGCGGCACAACAAGGTCTACACGCCGCCGCGGGAGATCATGGCGCAGGTTCCCGGCATCACCACCAAGGAGATGCACCGGCACAAGGAGCGCGGCTTCTGCTGCGGCGCGGGCGGCGCGCGCATGTGGATGGAGGAGCGCATCGGCAAGCGCATCAACACCGAGCGGGTCGACGAGGCGCTGACCACCGACCCCGACACGGTCTCGACCGCCTGCCCGTTCTGCCAGGTGATGCTGGGCGACGCCATCAACGAGAAGAAGTCGCAGGGCGAGGCCAAGGAGTCGCTGGAGGTCGTGGACGTCTCCCAGCTGCTGCTGCGCTCGGTCAAGGCCGACGCCGCCCCGGCGCAGGAGCAGGCGGAGAAGGCTTAG
- a CDS encoding FUSC family protein: MGSEDAADARQRPSARSGRQPPSLNLGSRIGQWFRRAGSDGHERHTLLMIGKSTLAATIAWVISYSVLSAQAPAFAPFSAVLMIQVTVYQSFSQALRYLGAVGAGVAVQGIVGFVAGPNLVTFVLVAVIALVIGRWPRLGSQGSQVVTAAFFAFALYITATSTMERAAQLGWIIALVAIGCTVGVLVNLLVVPPMRFRSAEYGVRSLAQSVCDLLTDIHPALREGELDEDRTRQWRRRANRMEGTVAQARSAVRTAEESVYYNPRKLLSRQYRRHTFTGYAGVVDALERVSYQLASVTRTLDMSVSETGEGPRRTEFLGHYADLLAALAEITEELSAIDESRLVEQARHLCSLAEQARNYAQRLSDGAEDIEFLVTDRSSPYGTLLVEAARLQEEFQHTCDLLQRSVDREYSTGGGSRKGSAGC; this comes from the coding sequence ATGGGAAGCGAGGACGCAGCGGACGCCCGGCAGCGGCCCTCGGCGCGGTCGGGGAGGCAACCACCCTCCCTGAACCTCGGATCGCGTATCGGCCAGTGGTTCCGGCGCGCGGGATCGGACGGGCACGAGCGGCACACGCTGCTGATGATCGGCAAGAGCACGCTCGCCGCCACGATCGCCTGGGTCATCTCCTATTCCGTGCTGAGCGCACAGGCCCCGGCCTTCGCGCCGTTCTCCGCGGTGCTGATGATCCAGGTCACCGTCTACCAGTCGTTCTCCCAGGCGCTCCGCTACCTCGGCGCCGTCGGCGCCGGGGTCGCCGTCCAGGGCATCGTGGGCTTCGTCGCCGGCCCGAACCTGGTGACCTTCGTCCTCGTCGCGGTGATCGCGCTGGTCATCGGGCGCTGGCCGCGCCTGGGGTCGCAGGGCTCGCAGGTGGTCACGGCGGCGTTCTTCGCCTTCGCCCTCTACATCACGGCGACCAGCACCATGGAACGCGCCGCGCAGCTCGGGTGGATCATCGCGCTGGTCGCCATCGGCTGCACCGTCGGCGTGCTGGTCAACCTGCTGGTGGTGCCCCCGATGCGGTTCCGCAGCGCCGAGTACGGCGTCCGCTCCCTCGCGCAGTCGGTGTGCGACCTGCTCACGGACATCCACCCGGCCCTGCGGGAAGGGGAACTGGACGAGGACCGCACGCGGCAGTGGCGGCGGCGCGCCAACCGGATGGAGGGCACGGTCGCCCAAGCCCGAAGCGCGGTGCGCACGGCTGAGGAGAGCGTCTACTACAACCCGCGCAAGCTGCTGAGCCGGCAGTACCGGCGGCACACGTTCACCGGCTACGCGGGTGTGGTCGACGCCCTCGAACGCGTCTCCTACCAGCTGGCTTCGGTCACCCGCACCCTCGACATGTCGGTATCGGAGACCGGTGAAGGCCCCCGGCGCACGGAGTTCCTCGGGCACTACGCCGACCTTCTCGCGGCGCTCGCCGAGATCACCGAAGAGCTCAGCGCGATCGACGAGAGCCGCCTCGTGGAGCAGGCCAGGCACCTGTGCTCGCTGGCGGAGCAGGCCCGGAACTACGCCCAGCGGCTCAGCGACGGCGCCGAGGACATCGAGTTCCTCGTCACGGACCGGTCGAGCCCGTACGGCACTCTGCTCGTCGAGGCCGCGAGGCTGCAGGAGGAGTTCCAGCACACCTGCGACCTCTTGCAGCGCTCGGTGGACCGCGAGTACTCCACCGGCGGAGGGAGTCGGAAGGGCTCCGCCGGATGCTAG
- a CDS encoding gamma carbonic anhydrase family protein, translated as MSAPLVGDAPFGEPDIHPDAWVAPGAVVVGRVRIGATSSIWYGSVLRADTEDIVIGQTCNIQDQCGLHSDPGEPAVLADRVSLGHKAMVHGAEIGEGALIGIGAIVLGGARVGAGALVAAGALVPPGKEVPEGTLWAGLPGKVVRELTDDDKAGFAETPEKYARYAARHREVTWIGTTERRT; from the coding sequence GTGTCCGCTCCGCTCGTCGGGGACGCCCCGTTCGGAGAGCCCGACATCCACCCGGACGCCTGGGTCGCTCCCGGCGCCGTGGTCGTGGGCCGAGTGCGCATCGGGGCCACCAGCAGCATCTGGTACGGCTCGGTGCTGCGCGCCGACACCGAGGACATCGTCATCGGGCAGACCTGCAACATCCAGGACCAGTGCGGGCTGCACTCCGACCCGGGCGAGCCCGCCGTGCTGGCCGACCGGGTGAGCCTGGGGCACAAGGCCATGGTGCACGGCGCGGAGATCGGCGAGGGGGCCCTGATCGGTATCGGCGCGATCGTGCTGGGCGGCGCCCGCGTGGGAGCGGGAGCCCTAGTGGCCGCCGGGGCCCTGGTACCGCCGGGCAAGGAGGTCCCGGAGGGCACCCTGTGGGCGGGGCTGCCGGGCAAGGTCGTGCGTGAGTTGACCGACGACGACAAGGCGGGGTTCGCCGAGACACCGGAGAAGTACGCCCGCTACGCCGCGCGCCATCGCGAGGTCACCTGGATCGGCACCACCGAGCGCCGTACCTGA
- a CDS encoding GNAT family N-acetyltransferase produces MIIRSAIRSDLGAILRLLRELGDSAPAHSSGVRMSSAAVRAWTRMENDPDRSVLVAERRGQIIGTLDLLVVANLTHDAQSWAIVDNLVVDPIARRGGVGRALLEEAVDRAARVGCYKIELLSHESRAGAHAFYTAVGFANSAEGFRRYI; encoded by the coding sequence ATGATTATCCGCTCGGCCATCCGGTCTGACCTCGGTGCGATCCTGCGGCTCCTCCGCGAACTCGGGGACAGCGCCCCTGCGCACAGCAGCGGCGTCCGCATGTCCTCCGCAGCCGTGCGCGCCTGGACCCGGATGGAGAACGACCCGGACCGCTCGGTCCTGGTCGCCGAGCGCCGCGGCCAGATCATCGGCACCCTGGACCTGCTGGTCGTCGCCAACCTCACGCACGACGCGCAGTCCTGGGCGATCGTCGACAACCTGGTGGTCGACCCGATCGCCCGGCGAGGCGGCGTGGGCCGCGCCCTGCTGGAGGAGGCCGTCGACCGCGCCGCACGGGTCGGCTGCTACAAGATCGAGCTGCTGTCGCACGAGAGCCGCGCCGGTGCGCACGCCTTCTACACCGCTGTCGGGTTCGCGAACTCCGCCGAGGGGTTCCGCCGCTACATCTGA